The proteins below come from a single Gimesia alba genomic window:
- a CDS encoding metallophosphoesterase family protein yields the protein MANLIFLQNEPLGRRAFLKNGTLFLAGVSSPALGMLSARAAESKQRGTVRIGLVTDLHYADKPPAGSRHYRETITKLKEVVGQFQSDQPDFVVFHGDLIDSGESLEQEKVHLQTVVKAISAMPFPKHYVLGNHCVDQLKKVEFLQGVGQKASYYSFDKNGFHFVVLDSCFKSDGTPYGRRNFKWTDANVPPPELEWLQADLKQTTHPTIIFAHQPLDLKDTDAHAVKNSSEVRKVLEQSGKVAAVFQGHSHRNHYSEIGGIHYCTMVAMVEGSGLSNNGYSTLDLLEDGSLVLNGFRKQDDYHWKKS from the coding sequence ATGGCAAACCTGATTTTTCTGCAAAATGAACCACTGGGGAGACGTGCTTTCCTCAAAAATGGCACCCTGTTTCTGGCGGGAGTTTCCTCGCCTGCGCTGGGAATGTTATCAGCCCGGGCAGCGGAATCCAAACAACGAGGCACCGTGCGTATCGGGTTGGTGACCGATTTGCATTACGCCGACAAACCGCCTGCCGGCTCTCGTCATTACCGCGAGACGATAACCAAACTGAAAGAAGTCGTAGGGCAGTTTCAAAGTGATCAACCCGATTTCGTCGTCTTTCATGGCGACTTGATTGATTCAGGGGAATCACTGGAGCAGGAAAAAGTTCATCTACAGACAGTCGTCAAAGCGATCTCGGCGATGCCGTTTCCCAAACACTATGTCCTCGGAAACCATTGTGTCGATCAGTTAAAGAAAGTGGAGTTTCTGCAGGGCGTCGGTCAGAAAGCTTCTTATTATTCGTTCGACAAAAATGGCTTTCATTTTGTCGTACTTGATTCCTGTTTCAAAAGTGACGGCACCCCGTACGGTCGCCGCAATTTCAAATGGACCGATGCCAACGTTCCCCCACCAGAACTGGAATGGTTGCAGGCCGACTTAAAGCAGACCACTCATCCCACGATTATCTTTGCTCATCAGCCACTCGATTTAAAAGACACCGATGCCCATGCGGTTAAAAATTCATCTGAGGTCCGCAAGGTTCTGGAACAATCAGGTAAGGTTGCAGCCGTCTTTCAGGGACACAGTCATCGGAACCACTATTCAGAGATTGGCGGCATCCATTACTGCACGATGGTCGCGATGGTCGAAGGGTCGGGCCTGTCGAACAATGGATACAGTACACTGGATCTTCTTGAAGATGGTTCGCTGGTACTGAATGGATTCCGAAAACAGGACGACTATCACTGGAAGAAAAGCTAA